The genomic stretch CTGGCATTTGGGTGGAGAAGTCTGTACATAAGATACATGAGAACTGGAAGGAACACTATCTTGAACATAATAAAAATCTTATTCCCTGCCTCCTTGATATTTCTGCCAAAGACAAGCAGACATATTCCTAAAGGACGTCCTTTTGAATTCAAAACCATCATGGAAATGTGTCAGGACACGTCCAGCATGACTTGGTTtattgagaaggaaatgaaatgtatctttttctcagaaaagtggtttaaaagtttaaaaatacatatatattttaataagtaaaaaccTTTTAATTGAGGTATTACCACTATGAATATGTGCACACCTCAAAATGCTTATGAAATGTGGTTATAAAAatacttcttgggctggggatgtggctagagCAGTaaaagcgcttgcctggcatgtgcctggtgctgggttccatgcccagcaccacataaaaataaaaaaaagatgctgtgtccaccaaaaaatgaaaaaaaaattaaaaattctctctctctctctctgtctctctctcaaatgaaaacaaacaaacaaacaaaaaaacaaaaaacaaaaaacaaactcctGAGATCCACAAACAGGGAAAAGAGTCAACCAGTCTCTCCAGGAAGTGAACTGACCACACCTAAATCCCTAATCTAATTAAGTGCTTGCAGGTGATTGGTGGATCTGGCAGGAAGTTAGTGGGTgtggtcaggaggctgagccatAAAAGACTGAAAACATGGACCAGGCTGTCATTTGAAGGCCTACTCCGAAGGAGAAGCTCTCTCCTCTGGAGATTCAGCAGGGAAACCTGGTGCTTACTGCTCCTGGAGACATGGAGGCAGCTTCACTCCACTGTGGAGGTGAGTCTCAGTTTGATGACTGTATAAAACCTGAATGTTTATCCAATGCAGCTGATGCTAAAGTCTATTTGGGTCCTTCTCTACCTGCAGAGTCATCGTTGTCACCTTGCCCTGATGCACACTTAAAGAAGAATTCAGCTCCTGTGGGGCCACTGCTGGCTCCTAGAAGGAAAGTTTGTCTGAACTGGCAGAGACCGTCGGCAGCTGGTGCTGGGCTGCAGAACATGGGAAACACTTGCTATGTGAATGCAGCCCTGCAGTGCCTGACATACACACCTCCCCTGGCCAACTACATGCTGTCCCAGGAGCACTGCCAACACTGTCCTCGTCACAGGGTCTGCATGCTGTGTGTGATGCAAGCCCACGTGACACGGGCTCTCGGCCACCCTGGGCATGTCATTCAGCCCCTGCCTGCTTTGGTTGACGGCTTCCACACTTCCCGGCAAGAAGATGCCCATGAATTTCTGCTCTTTACTCTCCATGCCATGCAGAAAGCATGTGTGCGTGGGCACAAGCAGCCAGGTGCTCACTCCAAGGACCCTACCCTCATGCTCCAGATATTTGGAGGGTGCTGGAGATCTCAAATCAAGTGTCTCCACTGCTGTGGCGTTTCAGACACTTTTGACCCCTACCTGGACATTATGCTAGACATCACGGCAGCTCCCAGTGTGCAGCATGCACTGGAGCACTTGGTGAAGCCTGAGTGGCTGGAAGGGGAGAACGCCTACCAGTGTGGTGTTTGTCAGAAGAAGAGGCCAGCCTGCAAGACCCTGACCCTGCAGAGGGCACCAAAGGTTCTTATGCTGGTATTGAAACGGTTCTCGGATCTCACAGGGGAAAAAATTGCTAAGCACGTGCACTACCCTGAGTGTCTTGACATGCAGCCATACATGTCTCAGCAGGGCAGAGGCCCACTGGTGTACGCCCTCTATGCTGTGCTGGTCCATGCCAGGGTGAGTTGTCACAGCGGACACTACTATTGTTATATAAAAGCTGGCAATGGCCAGTGGTACAAAATGGACGATGCTAAGGTAGTGGCCTGTGACATTACTTGTGTCCTGAGTCAGCGTGCCTATGTCCTCTTTTATGTCCAGAAGAGTGAGCTTGAAACTGACAATGGGAGTGTGTCCCTGGGCAGGGAAACAATAGCTCTTGGGCCTGATGGCACAAACTTGAGAGCCACTCAAGGAGAGCTCCAAGGAGACTCCTGTAGCAAAGCAGGAGAGCCCGAAGAGCGCTTGGTGGAAACAGCTACTGGAGAAATCACCTTGGATCAGTGGAAATTTCTCCAAGAACAGAACCGACCAAAGTCTGAATTCAACCTCAGGAAAGTGGAATTCACTCTGTCTCCCAATGTTGCTGTGATTCACCAGtcaaaacacagagaaaaggagaatatAATGGATAAGCAGGAAATATACAAGCAGAACAAGGACACCAAGTACAGAGTAGGTGAGGAGTTGGTGAACACTGGCCAACTCCCGTGTCTTGCAGGAAAGCCCAGAGccaacaagaagaagaacaagcaGGGCAAGAGGACAGTAATTGTGGTCTAGCAATCCAGGGCACTGTGAAGGCCTTTGTATTGCAACCTAATGGTAAGTATTTAGCAGTCCCTGGAGTGATTTGAGTTCCCTGAAATAGAGGAGTGCAAACAGAAGTCTGGGTGATCACGGAATACAGTTGTGGGTTTGGGAGTCAAACCAAAGCCTATAGTCAGTCTCCAATCATTGGGACTTCTCCAAAGTGCCATGGCATCTCTGAAACCTTGAGAACTGTGGTGGATGGGCAGTGGAAAGAGGGAAAGATGCCTCTGGCATCTAAGCAGTTCAAGGTCAAGTACCACTGCAGGAGGTTGTCCCAACAAGCTCAGCTGCCTGCAGAGCCCAGGGACTTGGCACTCTCCAGCTGCCAGCTCACAGCCCTGCATCACGTTCCTGAGGGGGCAGCAGCCCCAGGCACCTGAAAGGTCATGAGGATGTCGATGCGGTTATCCAGGAACTCATCCCACTGCTGaaatccttctcctcctcttctatcTCTGCTCCTATCCTCCCTcgcctctccttcctcttcttcctatgGTCCAGGTGTGGGCAGGGCCACTTCCAAAGGCTGCCTAATTAGGAGCATTGGGCCTTCTTTTGTCCAAGGGATTGTTTATGTGCCCTGGAATGCCTCCCTAGAAGAAATGGCTTTTCTAGAGAAAGAAGCATGCAGCCTTAAGGTTGATTCCAAAGATAGTTCTCCTAACTCCATGAACTTTGAATTTGCAGCTGAAGCTGAAGGTCAGAAGGATGGGATGGAAGGACCAAACAAAGCCCAGAAAAGCAGCTGGAATAGGCTTGGGACCAGGCCTCCAAGGTGATCTCCCTGAAGGCTCTACAGGACATCCCAGGGAAATCCAGTGCCCAGAAGGAAAGAAGCTGCCACCCCTAGGGTGAAGCCCAGCCCAGAAGTGTGTCCTAACCATATGGAAGGACCAGCCCTGAGCATCAAGGTCActtctcagaaagagaaagactTGCCCCCAGAGGTCAGAGCCCAGGAGGAACAGCCTGACGGGAGCAGCTTCTGTGACACCAGAGTGATTGTGGACCCTCAGGAGGAACCTCCTTAGGAGTCACTTGGTGACCAAAGGACAGTCATTGACAAGCCCTCTCCCCTGCTAGAATTTTTGGATGGCTCCAACATTCAAAAACGGGTTGAGAAATCCAAAAGCATTCAGATAGGAAGGTGGTGATGGAACACCCTCCATGAGGAGGCCACTGGTGTGACGTGGACGAGTCTCCAGGGTCAGACTCTCTCAGGAGGAGCCTGTCTCCCTGAAGTACTCAGCAGTTTCAGAGCCTTCTTCTCTCTGTACTGACTACAACATGTACCCCTCATTTGTACAGAAGTCCTTGGTGTGACTACACCAGCTACAGGGCCAGTAGCCCAAGACTCCTGGCCACCTCTCTGTGGGCAGCAGCCAGGACACAGCCCAGGCTGGGACAAGCAGCCACAGCCTCCTAAGTGATTATCCCCCAGCTCCTCAGTGAGCTCCCAGAGCACCTCCAGAGACCCAGAATTCCCATTCCCTCCAGGAGTGCAGAAGCTCCCTAGAAGAAGTGAAGGAGAAAAGGACATTCTGAGCGGATACTCTACCTCATCCCTGTGGCAGACAGGCATCTAGCTCCCTGACACAGGGACCTGGGGAGCCCAGGCTGAAGCAGGGCTTTATTGACACACAGTGCCACTTGGCCATGCTGTACTCCAAGTTCTCATTCAAGGGTACCTTTACAAG from Ictidomys tridecemlineatus isolate mIctTri1 chromosome 14, mIctTri1.hap1, whole genome shotgun sequence encodes the following:
- the LOC144370542 gene encoding ubiquitin carboxyl-terminal hydrolase 17-like protein 6, translated to MEAASLHCGGESQFDDCIKPECLSNAADAKVYLGPSLPAESSLSPCPDAHLKKNSAPVGPLLAPRRKVCLNWQRPSAAGAGLQNMGNTCYVNAALQCLTYTPPLANYMLSQEHCQHCPRHRVCMLCVMQAHVTRALGHPGHVIQPLPALVDGFHTSRQEDAHEFLLFTLHAMQKACVRGHKQPGAHSKDPTLMLQIFGGCWRSQIKCLHCCGVSDTFDPYLDIMLDITAAPSVQHALEHLVKPEWLEGENAYQCGVCQKKRPACKTLTLQRAPKVLMLVLKRFSDLTGEKIAKHVHYPECLDMQPYMSQQGRGPLVYALYAVLVHARVSCHSGHYYCYIKAGNGQWYKMDDAKVVACDITCVLSQRAYVLFYVQKSELETDNGSVSLGRETIALGPDGTNLRATQGELQGDSCSKAGEPEERLVETATGEITLDQWKFLQEQNRPKSEFNLRKVEFTLSPNVAVIHQSKHREKENIMDKQEIYKQNKDTKYRVGEELVNTGQLPCLAGKPRANKKKNKQGKRTVIVV